Proteins encoded together in one Flavobacteriales bacterium window:
- a CDS encoding ATP-binding cassette domain-containing protein: MSTVITPFQRLVRLLSMDRRELGYIYLYALVSGAINLTLPLGIQAIINLISGGQIATSWGVLIAFVTIGVAFAGVMQILQLTIGETIKQRLFARSAFDFAYRLPRLRSEAVQGRYLPELVNRFFDTLTIQKGLTKVLIDVPVASLQIVLSLVLLSFYHPFFIAFGLFLVALLYVIFRWTGMRGLRTSLEESKYKYEVAFWLEELGRNMNTFKLAGRTHLALDRTDQITSKYILARNGHFRVLLQQYGAMVLFKVIITLSLLILGGLLVMGEQMNLGQFVAAEIIILLVMAAVEKLTISIEAIYDVLTALEKIGNVTDLPLEQGGQVHIPASADGAAGMEVAFHGVTFRSPWTGQDVIGGVDLTIAAGQKICLSGPNGSGKTTLLQMIGGLVSPTSGTVVLDGHPLGSLDLDHARSMMGDSLNQDEVFSGTIQDNITMGRPWVTTEDVRIASERTGLAAQIARLPLGLMTPLDPNGTRLPRSLVKRVILARCLASRPKLLLIEDDLAMFDTADRDALLHELTTRGAPWTLVLVSNDPSVQARCERHVHLDDGRLHELGHA; encoded by the coding sequence ATGAGCACCGTGATCACCCCGTTCCAACGGCTGGTGCGCCTTCTGAGCATGGACCGGCGCGAGCTGGGTTACATCTACCTCTACGCGCTGGTCAGCGGGGCCATCAACCTCACGCTGCCGCTGGGCATTCAGGCCATCATCAACCTGATCAGCGGGGGGCAGATCGCCACCAGCTGGGGAGTGCTCATCGCCTTCGTCACCATCGGCGTCGCCTTCGCCGGCGTGATGCAGATCCTGCAGCTCACCATCGGCGAGACGATCAAGCAGCGATTGTTCGCCCGGAGCGCCTTCGACTTCGCCTACCGGCTGCCCCGCCTGCGCTCGGAGGCGGTACAGGGGCGGTACCTGCCAGAGCTCGTCAACCGTTTCTTCGACACCCTCACCATCCAGAAAGGCCTCACCAAGGTGCTGATCGACGTGCCCGTGGCATCGCTGCAGATCGTCCTGAGTCTGGTGTTGCTGTCGTTCTACCACCCCTTCTTCATCGCCTTCGGCCTCTTCCTCGTCGCGCTCCTCTACGTCATCTTCCGGTGGACCGGCATGCGCGGTCTTCGCACCAGTCTGGAGGAGTCGAAGTACAAGTATGAGGTGGCCTTCTGGCTCGAGGAGCTCGGGCGCAACATGAACACCTTCAAACTGGCGGGACGGACCCACCTGGCCCTGGACCGCACCGACCAGATCACGTCGAAGTACATCCTTGCGCGCAACGGCCATTTCAGGGTCCTGTTGCAGCAGTACGGGGCCATGGTGCTCTTCAAGGTCATCATCACCTTGAGCCTGCTGATCCTCGGCGGGCTTCTGGTGATGGGCGAACAGATGAACCTCGGCCAGTTCGTCGCCGCGGAGATCATCATCCTGCTGGTGATGGCCGCGGTGGAGAAGCTCACCATCAGCATCGAAGCGATCTATGACGTGCTCACCGCCCTGGAGAAGATCGGGAACGTGACCGACCTGCCGCTCGAACAGGGAGGACAGGTGCACATCCCCGCTTCGGCCGATGGCGCGGCCGGGATGGAGGTCGCCTTCCACGGTGTGACGTTCCGGTCACCATGGACCGGCCAGGACGTGATCGGCGGCGTGGACCTCACCATCGCCGCGGGCCAGAAGATCTGTCTCAGTGGGCCCAATGGCAGCGGAAAGACCACCCTGTTGCAGATGATCGGGGGCCTGGTGAGCCCGACCTCCGGCACGGTCGTGCTCGATGGTCATCCCCTGGGCAGCCTCGACCTCGACCACGCGCGCAGCATGATGGGCGACAGCCTGAACCAGGACGAGGTGTTCAGTGGGACCATCCAGGACAACATCACCATGGGCCGACCTTGGGTCACCACCGAGGATGTGCGGATCGCCTCGGAACGCACCGGCCTCGCCGCGCAGATCGCCCGCCTTCCCCTGGGCCTGATGACCCCACTGGACCCGAACGGCACGCGCCTACCGCGCTCGCTCGTCAAGCGCGTCATCCTTGCTCGATGCCTGGCCTCGCGGCCGAAGCTGCTCCTGATCGAGGATGACCTGGCCATGTTCGATACGGCCGATCGGGATGCGCTGCTTCACGAGCTCACCACGCGGGGGGCTCCTTGGACGCTCGTGCTCGTGAGCAACGACCCTTCCGTCCAGGCGCGCTGCGAGCGACATGTCCACCTGGATGACGGAAGGCTCCACGAACTTGGCCACGCCTGA
- a CDS encoding TetR/AcrR family transcriptional regulator: MQRLAQLDMHVQERVFLKDPSTTDLGRRIIERSIALIDELGFERLTFAKLAQALGTAESSIYRYFENKHLLLVYLIGWYWSWREYKLVFDTANIPDPKQLLERAIRSLAEPVEERGAFGHVDLRALYRIAKAESPKAYLVKEVDARGRDGHFSSFGRLCDRLRELIVLVRRDHPFPAALACTLAEGSLDQHFFHEHIPGLSGFGRKDRTADFLVHLAQSSITHRPRS; encoded by the coding sequence ATGCAACGACTTGCCCAGCTCGACATGCACGTCCAGGAACGTGTGTTCCTGAAGGATCCGTCCACCACCGATCTCGGCCGGCGCATCATCGAGCGCTCGATCGCCCTGATCGATGAGCTCGGGTTCGAGCGATTGACCTTCGCCAAGCTGGCCCAGGCGCTCGGGACCGCCGAGAGCTCCATCTACCGCTACTTCGAGAACAAGCACCTCCTCCTCGTCTACCTCATCGGATGGTACTGGAGCTGGCGGGAGTACAAGCTCGTGTTCGACACGGCCAACATCCCGGACCCGAAGCAGCTCCTGGAGCGTGCCATCCGCTCCCTGGCCGAGCCCGTGGAGGAGCGCGGGGCCTTCGGCCATGTCGACCTTCGCGCGCTGTACCGCATCGCCAAGGCCGAAAGCCCGAAGGCCTACCTGGTGAAGGAGGTCGATGCCCGTGGGCGCGACGGTCACTTCAGCTCGTTCGGCCGGCTCTGCGACCGGCTGCGCGAGCTGATCGTGCTCGTGCGGCGCGACCATCCCTTCCCGGCCGCCCTGGCCTGCACCCTCGCCGAGGGTTCGCTCGACCAGCATTTCTTCCACGAGCACATCCCGGGGCTTTCCGGGTTCGGTCGGAAGGACCGGACGGCCGACTTCCTCGTCCACCTCGCCCAGTCGTCCATCACCCACCGCCCCCGCTCATGA
- a CDS encoding PQQ-dependent sugar dehydrogenase → MSPRGTGTLVVICSGWLLFGGVCAPTIRSGPPELARIKLPEGFGIGVFAEGVTNARAMCWGDRGTLFVGSRAEGVVHALTDTDRDGQADIHRIIARDLRMPAGVAFRKGSLYVSAVDRILRYDSIEDRLEDPPAPIVLPQMFPAEDHHGWKFIAFGPDDRLYVPVGAPCNNCLSEDSLFATITSMTADGKDLRIEAHGVRNTVGFDWRPGTGELWFTDNGRDWMGDDAPDCELDRLDTRGLHFGYPYCHAGDVPDPEYGDQRPCSSFTAPAARLGAHVAPLGMCFLTGTSFPPKYRGAILIAEHGSWNRSTPVGYRVVAAFPRPDGTARTEVFADGWLDGSSAWGRPVDVLEAPDGSVLISDDATDRIYRVSYNDP, encoded by the coding sequence ATGAGCCCACGAGGCACCGGCACGCTCGTCGTCATCTGCTCCGGCTGGCTGCTTTTTGGAGGAGTCTGTGCGCCGACCATCCGCTCCGGCCCGCCGGAGCTTGCACGCATCAAGCTGCCCGAAGGCTTCGGGATCGGCGTGTTCGCCGAAGGCGTGACCAACGCGAGGGCCATGTGTTGGGGGGATCGGGGCACCCTCTTCGTGGGAAGTCGGGCCGAAGGGGTGGTTCATGCGCTGACGGACACGGACCGGGACGGACAGGCTGACATCCATCGCATCATTGCCAGGGACCTGCGGATGCCGGCGGGCGTGGCCTTCCGCAAAGGATCGCTCTATGTCTCCGCCGTGGACCGGATCCTTCGTTACGACTCGATCGAAGACCGCCTGGAGGACCCACCGGCGCCTATTGTGCTGCCGCAGATGTTCCCTGCAGAGGACCACCACGGATGGAAGTTCATCGCCTTCGGTCCCGATGACCGGTTGTACGTGCCGGTGGGCGCTCCCTGCAACAACTGCCTGAGCGAGGACAGCCTGTTCGCGACGATCACGAGCATGACGGCGGACGGCAAGGACCTGCGCATCGAGGCTCATGGCGTGCGCAATACCGTGGGGTTCGACTGGCGGCCCGGGACCGGGGAGCTCTGGTTCACCGATAACGGGCGCGACTGGATGGGAGATGACGCTCCGGATTGCGAACTGGACCGGTTGGACACCCGAGGTCTGCACTTCGGCTATCCGTACTGCCATGCAGGCGACGTCCCCGATCCTGAATATGGTGACCAGCGGCCCTGCAGCAGCTTCACCGCCCCTGCCGCCCGTCTTGGCGCCCATGTCGCCCCATTGGGCATGTGCTTCCTGACGGGCACCTCCTTCCCGCCGAAATACCGGGGCGCGATCCTCATCGCCGAGCATGGCAGCTGGAACCGCAGCACCCCGGTGGGCTACAGGGTGGTGGCCGCCTTTCCCCGACCCGACGGCACCGCCCGCACGGAGGTCTTCGCCGACGGCTGGCTGGATGGCAGCAGCGCCTGGGGCCGGCCGGTGGACGTGCTGGAGGCCCCCGATGGGAGCGTGCTCATCAGCGACGATGCAACCGATCGGATCTACCGCGTGTCGTACAACGACCCATAG
- a CDS encoding universal stress protein, which translates to MKNILAAIDLSPISHEVLRIAGDLALVHQTTLWIVHVAAPDPDLVGFEPGPQHIRDQRAHELRDEHQELQQIALDRSAHGVDARALLVQGPTVATILDQASRINADLVVLGSHGHGALHRLFVGSVCQQVLAATRTPLLIVPSTVTE; encoded by the coding sequence CCCATCTCACACGAGGTCCTGCGCATCGCCGGTGATCTGGCCCTCGTTCACCAGACCACCTTGTGGATCGTTCATGTGGCCGCTCCGGATCCGGACCTGGTCGGCTTCGAACCCGGCCCGCAGCATATCCGTGATCAGCGCGCGCACGAACTGCGCGATGAGCATCAGGAACTGCAACAAATCGCCCTGGATCGCTCCGCCCATGGTGTCGACGCCCGGGCATTGCTCGTCCAAGGCCCCACTGTGGCCACCATCCTGGACCAGGCTTCACGCATCAATGCCGATCTTGTTGTTCTGGGATCCCACGGACACGGAGCCCTGCATCGGCTCTTCGTGGGCAGCGTCTGCCAACAGGTCCTGGCCGCCACCCGCACTCCCCTGCTCATCGTCCCGTCAACCGTCACGGAATGA